The Desulfovibrio legallii genome includes the window CGCGCTGCGCGGCTGATCTCTCGCCAGGGAATTTTGCAGTGCGGGCAGAGTTTCGGGATGAGACGCTGATATTCCAGGCCGGCCAGCACGTTGGGATCGCAGAGCACGTCCAGAGGATCCCTGTAGCCCGCAGACCGCAGAAGCGATTCAAAGCGGGTCACGATGCCGAAACCGTTGTTGGCATGCAGCGTCGCCCAGACGGACTGCCCGGTCAGCGCGGCGTCGATGGCCGCCACAGCCGCTTCCGGGTAACGGATCTCGCCGATCATGAACACGTCCGAATCTGAGCGCATGCCTCCGGCGATGGCATTGATGTAGGCAGCCGCACGACGAGCGCGGTCATAATCGCCTTCTGCCTTGGTCGTTACCTTGATCTGGTTCACGTCGCGCATGTAAAATTCCGGCGGATCCTCCACGCTGTGGTAGGCTTTTTCAGGCGCAGTTTCTGTCTGCGCCTCCATGGTGTGTTTCAGAACGGTGGATTTGCCGTGCCCTGTGGGACCGGAAATCACTGTCAGGCCTGTCCGCTTGGTCAGAAAATCCATGTCCCGGCACTGGCTCTGCGCGAAGCCCAGGGCCGTAAGCCGCTCTTCAAGGGTGCCGGTGGCTCTGGTGGAGTCATACAGAAGGCGCAGAGCCATGAACGTGCCTGTGCCGCTTTCGGCGTGAGCGCATTCGATGGGTTCGGTATGAATGCGCACAGAGTGCACGCCTTCCGGCAGGTAGTCCCGCTTGACGATGCGGCCGTCCTGACGCTCTATGGCGTTGAACGAAGGCGAGTCTGCGGACTGGCCGAGGATGCCGTAGATTGTGGAGATCATCTGCCGCCCGGTCTCCGCCTCCATCTGCGAATCCTCACGCAGGAGGCCCAGCACGCGGAATTTGATGCGAGTATATGTGCCGGTGTCCACAATATGGATGTCGGATGCCCCGGCCTTATGGGCGCGGGCAATCAGATCTATGGCCATCTGCTGGATTTCGTTCTGCCCTCTGGCGCGACGCACGGCGAATTTAGCGTAACTTCGTTCAAATTCACTGGGCTTGTGAAACTCCAGCTTGGCTATGCCCCGTCTGCGCAGGCGGGACACCAGAGCCACCATGTTCAGATCGCCCTTCAGGTCTGCGGAAATGTGCAGCACGCCGTCGATCAGGGCTACCTTGCCGCGCACTTTTTCCGAAACCTGCTCAAAATCGTCGAAGAACAGAGCCTCGGGAGCGCTGTTGGCCGCGCGGTTCCTTGCATTGTCATTCATAATGGAGTCCCTACTCAAAAGGCAAAGAGCTGATTTTTCCGCCCCGGCGGACAGTTACCCCGTGCCGGGATATGCTCGTCACTACGGCGTCGCCCAGACGGGATCCGGGACGCACAACGACCTGGCCGCTGCCGGTGCGCACCGTGGCTGAAAGCTGCCCGCCCACTCCCTGGACGGACACCACGCGCAGTCCCCCGCCGGACCGGCGTTCAACGGCGGCAGGCGCTGGCGAAGACGCCGCAGGCGGCGTCAGGGCCGGCAAAGACAACGGCACAGCCGGCGCGCGCAATGCCTCCTCTTTTTCCTTGCGCAGCTTTGCAATGCTGGCCTCAAGCCTCAGCTCCTGTTCTTGAGCCTGCAGTTCCGTGATCCTGCCCAGGCGGCCGGCGACGGCCTGAGCAATAGTGTTCGAGACTGGAACCGCGTCAGGAATTCTGCCGGCATCCTTCTTCCCGCTCGCCGCTTGCGGCGCGGATTTCTTTTGAACGGGCGCGGCGACCGCAACAGACGGCGGCGTGGGCGAAGACGAGAACCGTCTTGCCGCCAGCAGCCCGGCAAAAGCCAGGGACAGAGCCAGCAAAACACCCCAGATGATTTTTGCTCTTTTGGTAACCCGCATAACCATCCTCACTTTTCCTTGACGTAAACAGCGCCGTAGAGCGACCATGTGCCGTCCTTGACCCGGATCTGCTCCAGCGTCAGGCCCGGCAAAGCAGACAGCGCGCGCCAAAGCTCTTCCTGCAACAAAGAACCGGGAACGGCTTCAAGTATCCACTCTCCCTTGATCCAGGGGGCCGTCAGCTGCACCCTTTCAATGCTGCGGGTTTCCGGCTTCCTGAACGTCAGGCGCAGCCGTGAGCC containing:
- a CDS encoding ATPase, T2SS/T4P/T4SS family codes for the protein MNDNARNRAANSAPEALFFDDFEQVSEKVRGKVALIDGVLHISADLKGDLNMVALVSRLRRRGIAKLEFHKPSEFERSYAKFAVRRARGQNEIQQMAIDLIARAHKAGASDIHIVDTGTYTRIKFRVLGLLREDSQMEAETGRQMISTIYGILGQSADSPSFNAIERQDGRIVKRDYLPEGVHSVRIHTEPIECAHAESGTGTFMALRLLYDSTRATGTLEERLTALGFAQSQCRDMDFLTKRTGLTVISGPTGHGKSTVLKHTMEAQTETAPEKAYHSVEDPPEFYMRDVNQIKVTTKAEGDYDRARRAAAYINAIAGGMRSDSDVFMIGEIRYPEAAVAAIDAALTGQSVWATLHANNGFGIVTRFESLLRSAGYRDPLDVLCDPNVLAGLEYQRLIPKLCPHCKIPWREISRAARGMHIPEDVYQRLSRVMELEEIEGDSTHEGIFVQNYEGCPHCLSGLMNQTVAAEVIVLDMDILGLLRAGRLTEAHAAWREKGGMTYIEHALQHVRQGLVDPVRAESRLGVPWTFNKFFDQSRTA
- the pilP gene encoding type IV pilus biogenesis protein PilP, producing the protein MVMRVTKRAKIIWGVLLALSLAFAGLLAARRFSSSPTPPSVAVAAPVQKKSAPQAASGKKDAGRIPDAVPVSNTIAQAVAGRLGRITELQAQEQELRLEASIAKLRKEKEEALRAPAVPLSLPALTPPAASSPAPAAVERRSGGGLRVVSVQGVGGQLSATVRTGSGQVVVRPGSRLGDAVVTSISRHGVTVRRGGKISSLPFE